Below is a window of Heteronotia binoei isolate CCM8104 ecotype False Entrance Well chromosome 14, APGP_CSIRO_Hbin_v1, whole genome shotgun sequence DNA.
acccatgatgtagccaatcccccaagagcttacagtaggccctgtaattaaGAGCCCCCTGTGATAAAAGGGAAAgagattccccccacccacccaaacaTAGTATTTGGATGTAAATCCTGCACAAATCTTAATCAGGATTATCTAtcatcttggaggattggctacatcagggtgtgtggcctaatatgcaaaggagttcctgctacaagaaaagccctgagtgtatCAAATCCCCCTTTGAAAGCCTTCTGCACTCATGGCCATTATTATGTTCACCTTCTCAGATCCTACCCTCAGCCTTTACATCCTCATAGAGACCCAATCACCTCCAAAGATACTCAGACCCAGCAGTGGGCTCATTTGCTTAGGAAGGtggatttattattattttttctcaaCAGGACTTCCATGGAGATGCAACAGCAGCGAAAGATCAGACTGTCAATTGTCCCGGTGACAATATCAATCTAAAAGAGAAATTCTAGGAGGAGGTTTCAGCTCTAAGCGGCACTTGTTCTGTACCAGCCGCAGAGGAATTTCAGCTTCCTTTGGTTTCTGGACAGCACTCGCATCCCGCACCTAGAAGGATTGAAGTTCAGAGCTAACTACAAGATAAAAGCCATTTGTCTGCAGAGTCTAGAACATGATAAAAGGGAAAGCGATCCCCCCTTCACCCAAACATAGTATTTGGAAGTAAATCCTGCGCAAATCTTAATCAGGATTATCTACCGTCTTTCCAAGAGTAAATTTTGTTGATCCTTTcctcttttaaaatgtaaaaccaCACAATTAAGTTTAATTACAATAGGTATGTCAGCTTGCATTTATCCATTGTTACTTttacctttctttcttcccccttcaTTCTTGTGTTCCCACCAACTGTCCACACATGACTTTTCCCTTATATCTCAGCAACAAAAAGGGATAGAAAtttactttcttttaaaaatagaatgAAAGCTGAAAATTCAGATAACCTGAAAGATATATTGCTGTAACATTATTGTAGCATAATAGTATTCAATTGCCAAATTTTTGAAAAAAGCAATTCTGAACAAACTCCTCCTGGTGCTGTGCAGGTTGGGTAgctgggttgccagtccccaggtggaaaGCACTCCTTTACTCATTCATTTTGTAACTGAAATTctaaatgtccttcaaagcaaataaacagtcctTAGTTGAAACTCATTTGGTACGCAGTGTTTTGCTTGCTTTGCCTAAACTCCACACCACACGTTTCCTTATTTaccctaatccccaggtggaggcaggggatcccccagtttggaggccctccccctgcttcagggtcatcagaaagcagggggaggggagggaaatgtctgctgggaactctattattccctatggagatgtattcccctaggaaataatggagaattgatctgtgagtatctggggctccgggaggggctgttttttgaggtagaggcaccaaatttcagtatagcatatgttccctctccccaaaatgcccgccaagtttcaaaaagatagaaccaggggatccaattctatgagtcccaaaagaaggtgctcctatccattatttcctatggaaggaaggcatttaaaaaagtgtgcagtccctttaaatgtgatgaccagaactcccttggagttcaattatgcttgtcacatccttgctcctggctccacccccaatgtctcctggctccacccccaaagtccccttaCTTGATAAGCAGCCATGTATGCCAATTGCACTATGTAAATAAACAGCAATCTATGTTCAGCAATTTGCTTTTTTCAAGTTATATATTTTTGTTCATTTGGTCACAAAGTGGAAGaaatgggcagggagggggcagaaTCAAACAAACTCAAGTTGCCATCATACTATTAACCATGCCTCTCAAACCAATGCAGCATCAGAGCCCTGTTAAAGCTTCCTGTCTTGCATCCTCTTGGGACTTGCTCCTACCGcagtaaacattttttttaaaggggtgggggaggaattcATGAAATGAATTGTGTTATCCTTTCAATATCTAAAATAACTTTGTTGGACATTTATCCTACAGCTGCTTTCCATTACAGGAACAGTCTTGCTCAGGGGGAGGAATTTTTCCTCCAGACTTAGAAGAAGGTTCCTCAGCAAAAGAGAGGGTCATAGGTTCCAACCTTTTATTGCTATCTGCCAAACATGCAGTTCAACTCAATTCAGAAGTAAATGTTTTCCCCAACTATTTTGCCAAAAGTACACCAGTAGCTAACATCAGCATGGATCCAACCTATACGTTCTGtggatgggaggggggatttgTGCCAGTTCTCTGCTATTGCAGTAGATCTCCAACTCCCGCACCCCCAGGCTATTCTTGGGAGTCCCCTGTCCCTCAGGAGTAGCACTGGGGAGTAATTTGGGGCTGcgataggaaaggaaagatggggaGTCAGTGCTCTACAGACAGAAAACCTACTGTTCTTGGAAATGTTAGGCAAGATCTGAGCCATTAAGTTTCCATTCTTCTGATAATGCTCATTTTTAAGTACCCCAGCTAAAAGGAGTATCTGAAGCCATGTTGCAAGATTTCTTTAAGACCGTTCAAAATGCTGCTGTCATTTTCTTGCAAGAATGTCAAATGAGCAGAGTCATCTGTGTACACTGACAggacattcattcccccccctgATTTGTAATTTCAGAGCATCAGGTTTCAAGGGCATTACCCACCTACTTTCATTAGTCTCTTTTTATCTTTTAATGGTTTTGCTTTATTCTTGATATATTGACCTAATACAAAGCTCAGAAATGTCATCAGGATTGCCAGTTTTGGTTCagataattcctggagatttggaacaTGCCTGAGGAAGgttgtgctgggggtggggtcacCAGGAATGTGGGTCAGTGTAGGACCTGTGTTTCTCCTAAACTTTTTGGTATTCCATAGAGCTCACTCTCCAAAGCTGATCTCTGCAGTATAATTCTAGAAGCACTCCAGGTCCTACCTGTTTAATGTGAAGAAAGGCTTTGAACAAAACCAAAACAGGCCCAAACATGGCTTGCCATGCTATTTTTCAACCTTACTTTTTCCACCTCACGGTAAACACGCAGGAAGTTCTCTCTCAAAATGCCTCGCACTTCCTCCTCACTCCAGCCTTTGTCCAGCAGTTTTTGGATCAGTGTTTGGCATTTGGAAATATCTTCCAGTCCTTCAGAGAGTCTGTTAGTAAGGAAATCAGAGAATGATTTGCCCCAAGTCTCTGAAATTGTAAAGAGGGAGGCTACCAGAGCAAAGGTTAAATGAGGGTCAATTCACATTTTACAAAGTCAATTTAATAATTTGTTAACTGATGTGGTCTGGGAGCTCCATGGTGAGATCTTAATTCCCAggtcttcatgaattcatatgagaAATTTCAGTTTGTATGTTCACAGTTTTCCCAACAGAAGAAACAGCTGCTATCTGAAGTCATTTCAGATCAGGAAAGGGCATGGGGAGAACTTAAATCCCCTGTTCTTCCATGCCAAGATTCTGATCCAAATTGACCCTGCACACCCCTGGAATCTCCCAGAGAATACCTGATCGACAGGACCCACAATCCCCTCATGGGAGACACATGGACTTTGTAGTGTATGAATCAATCAGCCCTCTGAAACCAAAGGGTGGGGAGGCAACAACTTGCTTCTAGAAACAGATGCCTTTTACATTGCATGACTTTTAGTATAATATTTTTAGTACAATCATGACTTCTCTTGTTCCATGGGGCACACAAGAGCCCCAGACGTTCTTCCAGCACCTCAGGGGCCGTTTGGCTCCAGTCCTTCCTCAGCAATGGTTCTTGGTGCTGCCATCTCACCAGCTGTCTCGCCCAGCACTGCTGCCAGTtcacaggaggaagcaagagggtGAACTAAGGCTTACCGTTGGCACCACTGAGGTGAGCAGCCCCTGAAGCACTGTCTTATAGAGACCACTTGCCTCAGGGCTATTTTCAGTCCCCAGTCCAGTCATGGATTAGATCAACACCCAgggttgtttttgtagcaggaactcctttgcatattaggccacacagccctgatgcagccaatcctataagagcttacagggctcttattacaggaccgactgtaagctccaggaggattggctacatcagggtgtgtgtgtggcctaatatgcaaaggagttcctgctacaaaaaaaaaaagccctggatctatccATGGATCCACTGCCATTAAAGCAGCTATTTGCAGAAAGAACTGTGTGGCAAGAGAAGGCCCAGAAAGGCGAGGGATAGAAGGGAGGGAGTCTTACCACCCAGCGTCTAGTCTACCTTTTCTAGGGAAGGTAATTGAGCAAGCAGTGGCTGAgcagctccaggttttcctggatgaggtATCTACCTTGGACCCTTTTTCAGTTGGGCTTTCAGCCTGAACTTTGAgacagagaccaattccccactagccttaccctcACTCTCACTCTTCTCACTTcacctctttcacacagcaagaAAGATcatctaaaaactggtttctgtttgccacatgacTGGACTAATGTAATTTGCTCTACAGAGGGTTGCCCTTAAAAACACTTCTGAAACTGCAGGTGGTCCAGAATTCAGCTGCTAGGTTGctgactatggttgccaggtcctctcgcCTGCCAGACAGggaatttggggggcattccggGAATGGGTTACATCCCTGAAGCAATTATGTcatccagaaatgacatcatcgcactgggaaTGCTGCATGGGggacgctctggtttttgggcaaaccctatggttaaattgggcttaaaccatagagtttgtccaaaaaccaTTGCGGCCCCCACATGATGTCCCCATTTAGAGGAGGGGgttcctccactggccagctggtctgCAGCAGAGAGGAGCCCTCAAAACCAGTGGATTCCCTCACTGGGACATGGGGGTTAGCAACCCTATTGCTGACTGGAACATCATACTCAGCTCATATTATTCCAGGTCTGCAGCAGCTGAACTGGCTACCAGTTAGTCTCCAGATTAAATTCAAGGTGTTgttgttaacctttaaagcctttaatgatctgggaccctcatacctatgggaccgcctctcctAGAGGCCTTTTGCAGGTGCCTGGCCCCAGGATGGCTCACTTAGCTGTGTCCAGGGGAAGGGCCTCTCAGTTGTGGCACCTACACTGTCGAATGCCAGACTTGTTCAGTTACCATAGGGCATGCAAAGCAGAATTGTTTAGGTTGGCTTTTGGAGAGTAACCACATGTTTGTGCTGCTTTAATAGGGGTATGGTGATAGtcacatattttaatattttaaagttagtattttatatttatttgtttttatgttatttttacCTTGTTGGTTTTAATATTGTAAGTTCTTACAACATGAGTGGTGACTaaaaagaaatcaaataaatGCCTTCCAAATTGGAAATTttaataaaatggggggggggtcttctgaTGAAACATTTGCTCTTTTAAAATGAGGAGTAAAAAGGCAAGATTTGAAAATATTGCTTTAGTTGCCCTTCACTCTGTCAAAATGTTTGCTAATCACTCTGTATGGCATTCTACAGTTTTTGATAATTACTACTAAAACGGTAATTACCGACCCTCTTGTCTGGTTcaaattcctcaatccactgctgCATGAGAAGGAAATTGGTCTGGGTTTGGGAATAGACACAAATCCAGGAACATGCTAACAAtttaaagtgcactgaaaattgCTTCAATGTGTGTAGTTCTCTAGATAAAAATAGAAATGCAGAACTAGATGTGTTATTGAGCTTTTAGAAACTGATTCTGGCATGGGAATAAACTCACTTTTGAAGCATGCATCGCATTGCACACATTTGTTGGTTTTACATTCACAGTTTGTTTTAAACCAAACTATTGTTTAAAAAGTGACATTTGTAGAGGGATGGGATCCTGGCcctccctgcccttcccataTCATGTCAGAGGGACAGaaacaagaagaagagaaagagattcaatttatactctgccctttgctacccaaaggagtctcagagtggcttacaaatctcattcctttcccctccccacaacagacacccttgtaaggtaagaggggctgagagagctttcccagaactgcccctgagcagaacagccttaaaagaacttgtggctgacccaaggtcacatcagcagaggtatgtggaggattggggaatcaaacccagttctcctagataagaatccacacacttaaccactataccaaactgctcTCGGTGATATCTGgttcttcctcctttctctgacATCCTTCCTGCACAGCCTGGAGTGGGTAGCCAGAAGACTCATCACTGGtctcctcccagatcctcttaAAATTAGTGCTATACGtcatgtgtcccccccccccttcctgttgTGAGGAACATGAGGGTTGAGGAGTTACCTCAGTggccagtgccccccccccccggatctgCCCAGCTAAGCCCTGCTGGaaactgccagccagctgaaAGATGGGTGGTGGCTCTTTAAAAGGGCAGAGTCCTGTGGTGATCATTCCCTCACCCCATGGTCATTGTCCATTTTGGACCCTCCCCCCAAACACAACACAATTACTTTTTACCCATACCAGATCTCATATCAGGATAATGAGCAAAGGAATGAAGAACAATTCTAAATCATTACTAACGGAAGCTCTCCGTTGTAGCCGCCGCTAAGTCCTATGTTTTCTGAACCCACAGTGCTCCGGATGTAGTCAAGATTTTCTAAGGAACAAAACAGAATGAATGAATACGTTGCAGAGAAAGGGTATCATAAAAGTCAGGGGGGGGAATGGCATTATGTCAGATCAGTGTGGTATGTAAGCTCAGAGGACAGAGAGCAATATAAATTAAATCAATATATTGGTTTGGCTGGCACATTTATTACCAGTGGTGTTACGGGAGCCACAGCAACATGGTTGCTCTCACACCTCTCCTGGTAGCATCTGAAGGAGGTCAAAGACATGGGCCCAGTTTAGAATGCAGTTATTGCGATGTCACATCCCTACCAAGATCCACCCTccgaaaaaaaaatattctgccaggcactgcccccaagtctccaggagtttcccacatGATCATCAGACAAAGGTATCTAGCAGCTCCACTCAGCATAGTATAAAGCCTTCCTTCAACTTAAAGTGGCTCTTCTTCATCAGGAGGAAGGAAATGGCTCTTGAAGGAAAAGCCACTTAAGCTGAAGGAAGTCTCctcgggggggggtgggggggaggaaggcttcCCACTTTACTGGGCAGAGTGGTAGGCGAAAGGCCAGAGTTAGGAATGCCTGCTGCCCAAGTGGCAAGAAGATCTGAACTACAGGAATCCACAAGTCCCTAATCCTGCTCTCTCTTTCCCAACACTGGAGAAATGTACAGAGTAGCAACAAACCTATTACAGTGGAAATACCAACAGTTTTGCCTCCACAGTCTTCTGGCTTGCCATGAAATATGACCATCACAATTCCATTGTTTTGTCTCTACAAGGAAAAGGACAAAATGAATAGCTCCTGAACTCAGCAGTGACAGGTAATAGCGCAACCTGTTGTTGCTGTTACGGGCTGTCACAGGTCTTAGCACCTGCTCAGTCAAACCTAACATTAAAATGTCACAAGCTGGACCTCTTGCATTTAATCACCTTTTGATCCCATTGTTTACAATTCATATACCTATACATATCTCCTGGTTGAGAGGCATGGGCACACTGTGTATCAGATGAAGGAGGCTCTAATCTAATCCACAAAACTTCTGCCACGATAactgtgcaatcctgtgcagagttatgCCGGTCTTAATCCATTAAAATTAATGGGTTTGCACTGGATCAATTgaataaaacaaaagtccagtgtagggatgccagccttttaGTGGGACTTGAGGATCCCctaaaattacagctcatctccagataacagagataaattccccttgagaaaatggatgctttggagggtggaatttatggtcttgtacccagggctttttttgggcggGAGCGCacaagagcagagctccacctgggctggccagggctccagtttGGGGAAGACACGGGgaggcatttttaaatgcctcccagatgacttcagccttccccagcatgcccgctggggaaggcacagaggagctcttgctgggctttttctacaaaagaagccctgcttgtacccactgaggtccctgtcctccccaggctccatccccaaatctccaggagtttcccagcctggatctagcAAACTTACTGCCCATCCCCCACCAGGGGCCAGGgaacacctggcaaccctagtcctgtggcaccttaaagacaataGTTATTGCAGCCTGAACTGGAACAGATATTGTCTTTAAGGTGGTATTGGACTTTTATTTCGCTACAATAGGCTAATTCAGCTGCATCTCTGGAATTATTACAGAAGTAATTGCAGGACTGCACTGACAGCTTTTCTGTTTTGCTGCAACAAAGCTAATACTCTGGGATTTGTCAAATATTAATAGGCCATTGTGTGCCTGATGCTAAATACTGAATACCATTATATGCAATTATCACATTGTCACATAGTGAATATGGAACTCAAATGTCACGAGATGTCAAAACATATTCAGCCGATATTTCAGCGTACCTTCAAGAGCAAATGTCATAGATAAGAATTATTTAGGAGCAAATTTCAGCTCTCAAATgatgttgactcatgtttagaaAAGGCTCTTTGAATCTGGGCAGGGCAGGCAGATCAAGAGGGGCACTGCAACTGGCGTCACCATTTGAGCTGTGCTTTTGTTGCTCTTCCTGCCTCAGGTATATATTTTGGGGGTGGCCAGGAAGCATGAGATGAAGACCCAAGAGCAAAAGGGCTCTTAGCGCTGGCTCTCCTAGCCTGTGGCTTGTGCCtggtcaggtagggttgccagctgtggtttgaaaaattcctggagaactgaGGGCAGTGCTAGGGGAGAGACTTCCTAAACTCAATGGTATATCAtacagtccagcctccaaagctgccattttacccaggggatctgatctcagctgaagatcagttgaaattccaggagagctTCCTCTCTGATCCGGAGGTTGGTTACCCTGAGCAGTGGCCTGAATTCCTGCCCTGTTAGATTCTAGACCATCCCTTGGATATtgcacatttttgttttgtttcctgtatacatttttttaaaaattaaaccctCTGTATTTATTTGTTGTAAGCCATTATGGGCCCTCCTGTTACAAAGAAAACAGGCCAAGAAACATATTAACTCTGGGCACTCTTGGAATTGGCCCAAAGAGGGACCATTCCCTCCCACTGAATTTGCAAGGGAAGAGGGGAGTTCATAGCCTAGCCCTCTACCATGACCCTCTTTTGCACAGTTTctcataaggttagagaaataaACAAGACCCACCAGGCGCTGCAAAATATCATCAGGAATGTTACGCGGGTGTTCGCAAACCGTAAGCGCTAGCGAATGgctgaaaatgactggtgctttggAGATTCCAAGGACATCCATGGCAGTTGCTTGACTGGCATGCGATAAATCTATCATCATTCCCAGGCGATTCATCTCTTTTACCACTTTCTAGCACAACATGGACAGAAAGGAAGATAAGAGTCCTATTGAAGCAGATCAGCCTAGTGTGCCATACAGTagtcaaccagttgccctggagggccaaccaacAGGACACAAAGGCCAAGGCTATCCCCTGATGTCGCCTTCTAGTATTgcaattcagaggtttactgcctctgaatttggagATTCCATTTAGTCACCATAgctggtagccattgatggatcactcttccatgaatctgtcctaTCTTCTCTGAAAGCCATCCACATCCATAGTCACTGCATCCCCTGGCATAAATTTCATGATTTAATAGTTCATTGAGTAAGGAAGTATTCCACTTTATCCCAGGACTCCTTTTTTTggggtaggaaaaacccagcaggagctcccccatgccttccccagtgCTCCTGCCACAGTGGGCACACTGGGGAAGGGTGCTGcattggggaggcatttaaagatgtcTCCCAGGGCCTTCCCAGTGTGCCAGCCAGAGCCATGGCCAACCCaggtggagctccgctcctgtgcgtTCCCACCCCAAAGAAGCCCTGCTTTATCCCATCCTGAATTTATCACCCATGAGTGTCACTGGGTACCTCCCCCTACACATTGTAACATTATTGAATGGCCTCATCCATTTTGTTCCTCTGGCCAAACATCATGCTTAACATGTATTCCACTAAAACACCTTCTCAGGTATAGATATTTTTTTCAACTTGCAGCCTGAAAGTGCCTGCTGATGGGTGGAGCATCTACAGAAAAGAGATGTGCATCtttgtaatagagagctgatcaGAGGCAGAAGCAAAACtcccaggattgcatctgcactTTAGGAATCTCAGATTAGGACACATACATGTAAGAACAGCAATAGTGATCAGAGGCAGTTCACTTGTTACACAGACCTCATCCCTCCCAGACTCATGTTCATATTTTCTCCTCATGACTCAGGCACACAGGTAGAAGTGGCTTGAAGAGCAAATGTGTTCTTAGATGTAGTCAACACAGCCCCATTTACGGATATTTGCATCTGCAGTTTGGGGCTATGTTGACAGATCGGGAATTTTTccctctgcaaacttgggggacacccccaggtttgcagaaaaatctgaaaagttaTAAGAAGGAAGAGGAGTTAAATCTCCCCAAAATAGTTTAGTGTTGTTTGTGCATGAGCAGAAAATGCTCCTCTGTTGGTTGCCAAGATAACTGGAGGACACAGAGCTGCCTTTGAACAGGGGAAGGAGAGCTGGCCCCCACAACTGGGCTGGGAAAGTAGTGGGAAAGGGAGCGGTGGGGAGCAGGGCAGagcaacagaagaagatgatgatgacgacaacaatgacattggatttatattccaccctccaccctgaatcaatgggcgttttcacactgaccttaatcggcagcgacgcccctcttcaccgcgcaggatctgcgcggatttcacactaattgccgcggagcacccggaagagccagaaagtcccacggcttttgcggcgcaaatggaaactggttttggcggtttccatttgcgccgcaaaagccgcgggactttccggctcttccgggtgctccgcagcaattagtgcgaaatccgcgcagatcctgcgcggtgaagaggggcttcgctgctgattaagg
It encodes the following:
- the LOC132582479 gene encoding dipeptidase 3-like produces the protein MTQARMIDGHNNLPLKLRQLYQNKLSKIDLRTLTTTHTNIQKLQAGLVGAQVWSVFVPCGAQNKDVVRLTLEQIDIIDRLCKTYDEFEMVTSSQGIENLPNDKIACLMGIHGGHSIDSSLAALRIYYELGVRYMALTNACNTPWAQSAVQSENHLHPDTSGLSSFGIKVVKEMNRLGMMIDLSHASQATAMDVLGISKAPVIFSHSLALTVCEHPRNIPDDILQRLRQNNGIVMVIFHGKPEDCGGKTVGISTVIENLDYIRSTVGSENIGLSGGYNGELPLSEGLEDISKCQTLIQKLLDKGWSEEEVRGILRENFLRVYREVEKVRDASAVQKPKEAEIPLRLVQNKCRLELKPPPRISLLD